One window of Arcobacter sp. LA11 genomic DNA carries:
- the lipA gene encoding lipoyl synthase — MTMPASKKIDFKKPEWLRKKLTPTAQKEMEGLLKDVGGLHTICQEAKCPNISECYSNKNATFLILGNICTRRCSYCNVLTGKPTEVDLDEIQKVTTSVLSLGLKFVVITSPARDDLEDGGASQFYRVTKDILEKSPGTQVEILIPDFKAKEESLQTVVDSGAVIIGHNVETVPRFYNIRKNASYERSIEVLKRLKELGGDKIKTKSALMVGLGETEEEMVEVFKDLIAVGCKFLSIGQYLAPSGDYEKVKEFVHPDQFKRYKQIALDLGFEFVHSTPYARSSYMAHEYLAKGEGSL; from the coding sequence AAATAGATTTTAAAAAACCAGAGTGGTTAAGAAAGAAACTTACTCCAACAGCTCAAAAAGAAATGGAAGGATTATTAAAAGATGTTGGTGGATTACACACAATCTGTCAAGAAGCAAAATGTCCAAATATTTCAGAGTGTTATTCAAATAAAAATGCAACTTTTTTAATTTTAGGGAATATCTGTACAAGAAGATGTAGTTACTGTAATGTACTTACAGGTAAGCCAACTGAAGTAGATTTAGATGAAATTCAAAAAGTTACAACTTCTGTATTAAGCCTTGGATTAAAATTTGTTGTAATTACAAGTCCTGCTAGGGATGATTTAGAAGATGGTGGAGCAAGTCAATTTTATAGAGTAACAAAAGATATTTTGGAAAAATCGCCAGGAACACAAGTTGAAATACTAATTCCTGATTTTAAAGCAAAAGAAGAATCACTACAAACTGTTGTTGATTCAGGGGCAGTTATTATTGGACACAATGTTGAAACTGTTCCAAGGTTTTATAATATTAGAAAAAATGCATCATATGAACGTTCTATTGAAGTATTAAAAAGATTAAAAGAACTTGGTGGAGATAAAATTAAAACAAAATCTGCTTTAATGGTAGGACTTGGTGAAACTGAAGAAGAAATGGTAGAAGTATTCAAAGATTTAATCGCTGTAGGATGTAAATTTTTAAGTATTGGTCAATATTTAGCACCATCTGGTGATTATGAAAAAGTAAAAGAATTTGTTCATCCAGATCAATTTAAAAGATATAAACAAATAGCTCTTGATTTAGGTTTTGAATTTGTACACTCTACACCTTATGCAAGAAGCTCATATATGGCACATGAATATTTAGCAAAAGGGGAAGGAAGTCTTTAA
- a CDS encoding IclR family transcriptional regulator has product MQSQNKSFTKGLQVLKEVMGTNKPITANILCQKLGIDKSTMSRLVTTLMSEDFIEYKDNTKEIVLSDIVRKIVNKDDRDKIIEKTSALLDEVFYLTNECAYIGILDNSSTLYLNQIDKSKRVLKTRNSIGLHSPLHSSGFGKVLIAFSNEIDIDNLELTKFTSNTITSVGKLQKEIDLIKERGYAIGSEEHEFGLKSVAVPYFNKKNQFVGTVGISGLSVRLEDEVLHKYGQEIFKLVNSHN; this is encoded by the coding sequence ATGCAGAGTCAAAATAAATCTTTTACTAAAGGTCTTCAAGTTCTAAAAGAAGTTATGGGAACAAATAAACCTATTACTGCAAATATATTATGTCAAAAACTAGGAATAGATAAAAGTACAATGTCAAGATTAGTTACAACTTTAATGAGCGAAGATTTTATTGAATATAAAGATAATACAAAAGAAATAGTATTAAGTGATATTGTAAGAAAAATTGTAAATAAAGATGATAGAGATAAAATTATAGAAAAAACTAGTGCCTTACTTGATGAAGTTTTTTATTTAACAAATGAGTGTGCATATATAGGTATACTAGATAATAGTTCTACTTTATATTTAAATCAGATTGACAAATCAAAAAGAGTATTAAAAACAAGAAATTCTATTGGATTGCATTCTCCTTTGCATTCAAGTGGTTTTGGTAAAGTTTTAATTGCTTTTTCAAATGAAATAGATATAGATAACCTTGAATTAACTAAATTTACTTCAAATACAATAACTAGTGTTGGTAAACTTCAAAAAGAAATTGATTTAATAAAAGAAAGAGGATATGCAATAGGAAGTGAAGAACATGAGTTTGGATTAAAGTCTGTTGCAGTTCCTTATTTTAATAAGAAAAATCAATTTGTTGGTACGGTAGGAATATCTGGATTATCTGTAAGATTAGAAGATGAAGTCTTACATAAGTACGGACAAGAAATCTTTAAATTAGTTAATAGCCATAATTAA